Proteins found in one Abyssibius alkaniclasticus genomic segment:
- a CDS encoding YybH family protein, protein MTSKDEIRQASSRFYDALNSMAHGDANPMRAIWAHSPDATAQHPIGGRDMGSETVLGSFAKVAAIAEGGEIALTDQHIDMAGDMAVETGIEAGSITLAGHTAAINQRVTNVYRRADGGWKIQHHHTDVAPAMLDILAKLAPPA, encoded by the coding sequence ATGACAAGCAAAGACGAAATCCGCCAGGCTTCCAGCCGGTTCTATGATGCGCTGAACAGCATGGCGCATGGCGATGCCAACCCGATGCGCGCGATCTGGGCCCATAGCCCCGATGCCACGGCGCAACACCCGATTGGCGGGCGCGATATGGGCAGCGAAACCGTGCTGGGCTCGTTCGCCAAGGTCGCCGCAATCGCCGAAGGTGGGGAAATTGCCCTTACCGACCAGCATATAGACATGGCCGGCGATATGGCGGTGGAGACCGGGATTGAGGCCGGCAGCATAACGCTTGCCGGGCATACAGCCGCCATCAACCAGCGCGTGACCAATGTCTATCGCCGCGCGGATGGCGGCTGGAAAATTCAGCATCATCACACAGATGTTGCCCCGGCCATGCTGGATATCCTTGCAAAACTGGCCCCGCCCGCCTGA
- a CDS encoding sulfotransferase family protein: MALKIIGAGFGRTGTYSLKLALETLGFGPSHHMSEVIDDPRQIGLWGGVATGKPDYDAVFAGFGSAVDFPVAAYWQEVLAATPDARIILSHRDADDWYASFSQTILPLILDKSAWPGHLVQWFELIEKVIIGKALGGRTDRDGILAAYRANEKAAMAHVKAGRGLVCRATDGWAPLCDFLGVEIPDLPYPRTNPRADFFASVKSGGDAARAAAAR; encoded by the coding sequence ATGGCACTCAAAATTATTGGTGCAGGTTTTGGCCGGACGGGGACATATTCGCTGAAACTGGCACTTGAAACGCTTGGCTTCGGCCCCAGCCACCACATGTCGGAAGTTATTGACGATCCAAGGCAGATTGGCCTTTGGGGCGGCGTGGCAACCGGCAAGCCCGATTATGATGCGGTTTTCGCCGGTTTCGGATCGGCGGTCGATTTTCCGGTTGCGGCCTATTGGCAAGAGGTGCTGGCCGCCACCCCCGATGCCCGGATCATCCTGTCGCATCGCGACGCCGATGATTGGTATGCCAGTTTTTCCCAAACCATTCTGCCGCTGATTCTGGATAAAAGCGCCTGGCCCGGCCACCTTGTGCAATGGTTCGAGCTGATCGAAAAGGTCATCATTGGCAAGGCTCTGGGCGGGCGAACAGATCGTGACGGCATTCTTGCCGCCTATCGCGCGAACGAAAAAGCCGCGATGGCGCATGTCAAGGCGGGCCGCGGTCTGGTGTGCCGCGCAACCGATGGCTGGGCGCCGCTTTGCGATTTTCTGGGGGTCGAGATTCCCGACTTGCCATATCCAAGAACCAACCCGCGGGCCGATTTTTTCGCTTCGGTCAAATCGGGTGGCGACGCGGCCAGGGCTGCCGCCGCGCGTTGA
- a CDS encoding LysR family transcriptional regulator, protein MNEINLARIDLNLLVVFEVLMELRNVTAAADKLGKTQSAVSHALGRLREQLGDPILVRVGGQMQPSPFAAQLAEDIEPLLRGVRRVLAPPKLFDPATSDRVFRIAAPTLTRLIAQVSSRVAREAPNARIEWLPAHHEAYSALSEGLIDIAHLGGEPRLPDGLQEQVMEPFSWVSFVRKGHPGLRNWGLEAWHRYPHLMVNVTRALRNPFSQTFGGSTDRRRITTMVADSSAVASILAQSDFIATFPALLLAWDMEAHGLCALKPPVALDQVKVRFFWSSRLAQDAGSIWIRSIVIETYRALQFEAEAKLSGVVGTAFGQI, encoded by the coding sequence ATGAACGAAATTAATTTAGCCAGGATCGACCTTAACCTGCTGGTGGTATTCGAAGTGCTTATGGAGCTTCGCAACGTCACGGCGGCGGCTGACAAGCTTGGCAAAACCCAATCTGCCGTCAGCCACGCCTTGGGCCGATTGCGCGAGCAGCTTGGCGACCCTATCTTGGTCAGGGTTGGCGGACAGATGCAGCCAAGCCCGTTTGCCGCGCAGCTTGCCGAAGATATCGAGCCGTTGTTACGCGGCGTTCGCCGTGTGCTTGCACCGCCCAAACTGTTCGACCCCGCAACCAGCGACCGGGTCTTTCGTATTGCGGCCCCAACGCTGACCCGGCTGATCGCGCAGGTATCCTCGCGCGTTGCCCGTGAAGCGCCCAATGCAAGAATTGAATGGTTGCCCGCACATCACGAAGCCTATTCGGCGCTTAGCGAAGGGCTGATCGACATCGCACATCTGGGGGGCGAGCCCCGGTTGCCAGACGGTCTGCAAGAACAGGTGATGGAGCCGTTCTCCTGGGTCTCCTTTGTGCGCAAGGGGCATCCGGGCTTGCGCAACTGGGGGCTGGAGGCCTGGCACCGCTACCCGCATCTTATGGTGAATGTCACACGCGCGCTCAGAAACCCGTTCTCGCAAACCTTTGGCGGCAGCACAGATCGGCGGCGAATAACCACAATGGTCGCAGATTCATCTGCCGTCGCCTCTATCCTTGCGCAATCAGACTTTATTGCAACATTTCCGGCGCTGCTTCTGGCCTGGGATATGGAGGCCCACGGGCTGTGCGCGCTAAAGCCACCCGTTGCGCTGGATCAGGTCAAGGTCCGCTTTTTCTGGAGTTCCAGACTGGCACAGGATGCAGGCAGCATCTGGATCCGTTCTATCGTGATCGAAACCTACCGCGCGCTGCAATTTGAGGCCGAAGCAAAGCTTTCGGGGGTGGTCGGCACGGCTTTTGGCCAAATATAA
- a CDS encoding ABC transporter ATP-binding protein, with the protein MADLKLTNIAKTYGGSVDVLRDINLDIKTGELVVFVGPSGCGKSTLLRMIAGLEKITGGELQIGGQVVNDVPPAQRGIAMVFQSYALYPHMTVRDNMAFAMKLAKKPKAEIDAAIANAAKILQLEDYLDRLPKALSGGQRQRVAIGRSIVRDPKVYLFDEPLSNLDAALRVATRIEIAQLKESMPESTMIYVTHDQVEAMTLATRIVVLANKGIAQVGTPLELYERPENEFVAQFIGSPAMNLLAGEITGTGAHTTVALEAGGKVVSAAPSQASDMGLKVNVGIRPEDMVSTDGTDYAFEGKVNFTEALGEVTLLYFDKVGNNDAVIGKLPGIHADLRGTAVRMAAAPEKVQVFHNGQSLYYR; encoded by the coding sequence ATGGCTGATCTCAAACTGACGAATATCGCCAAAACCTATGGCGGCTCGGTCGATGTGCTGAGGGACATCAACCTTGATATCAAGACCGGCGAGCTGGTCGTGTTTGTCGGCCCTTCGGGTTGTGGCAAATCTACGCTTTTGCGCATGATCGCCGGGCTTGAGAAAATCACCGGCGGTGAGTTGCAGATCGGCGGGCAGGTGGTGAATGACGTGCCCCCCGCGCAGCGCGGCATAGCAATGGTGTTCCAGTCTTATGCGCTTTATCCGCATATGACCGTGCGCGACAATATGGCCTTTGCGATGAAGCTGGCCAAAAAGCCCAAGGCGGAAATTGATGCCGCCATCGCCAATGCCGCCAAGATTTTGCAGCTTGAGGACTATTTGGACCGTTTGCCAAAAGCCCTGTCGGGCGGCCAGCGACAGCGCGTGGCCATTGGCCGCTCGATTGTGCGCGACCCGAAGGTGTATTTGTTCGATGAGCCGCTGTCGAACCTCGATGCCGCTTTACGCGTGGCCACACGCATCGAGATTGCGCAGCTCAAGGAATCCATGCCCGAATCCACCATGATTTATGTCACCCACGACCAGGTCGAAGCGATGACGCTCGCAACCCGCATTGTTGTGCTGGCCAACAAGGGCATTGCACAGGTCGGCACACCGCTGGAGCTTTACGAGCGCCCGGAAAACGAATTTGTGGCACAGTTCATCGGCTCGCCGGCAATGAACCTGCTGGCGGGCGAAATTACCGGCACGGGGGCGCATACCACCGTGGCGCTTGAAGCGGGCGGCAAGGTGGTTTCAGCCGCGCCCTCGCAGGCCTCCGATATGGGGCTGAAGGTCAATGTCGGCATCCGCCCCGAAGATATGGTCAGCACCGATGGCACGGATTATGCCTTTGAAGGCAAGGTGAATTTCACCGAGGCGCTGGGCGAGGTCACGCTGCTTTATTTTGACAAGGTCGGCAATAACGACGCGGTCATCGGCAAGCTGCCGGGCATTCATGCCGATCTGCGCGGCACGGCCGTGCGCATGGCCGCTGCGCCTGAAAAGGTGCAGGTTTTCCATAACGGACAGTCGCTTTACTATCGCTAG
- a CDS encoding alpha-amylase family glycosyl hydrolase — translation MSKMEHLSGDAFLEKDKDWWRGAVLYQIYPRSFQDSNADGIGDLAGIVQRIPYIASLGVDAIWISPFFTSPMKDFGYDVSDYCDVDPMFGTLADFDAVITTAHKHGLKIMIDLVLSHTSDQHDWFKNSRKSREADKANWYVWADPKDDGTPPNNWLSIFGGSAWQWNGEREQYYLHNFLAAQPDLNFHEPQVQEALLDVARFWLKRGVDGFRLDTINFYVHDKQLRNNPPLPRELRNGTIAPSVNPYNHQLHLYDKNQPENLDFLRKLRAVMEPFGAAAVGEVGDAQRGLQILGEYTAGDDLMQMCYAFEFLSNTRPTAAEMADVMARIDEHAPDGWACWAFSNHDVMRHATRWDMPAEGLRMMTTLLMCLRGSACIYQGEELGLREADVAFEDLQDPYGIEFWPEFKGRDGCRTPMVWEISNTHAGFSNASKTWLPTSAEHIHLNVARQEEDPSALLHHYRRAIALRHAHPALAKGAHDGVKAAGDIIYFTRSDAAETIFCAFNMGADAADLPMPPGAWQSIGNALGGADAPAGDTLSLGPWQAFIAQATRA, via the coding sequence ATGTCGAAAATGGAACACCTGTCGGGCGATGCCTTCCTTGAAAAAGACAAGGATTGGTGGCGCGGTGCGGTTCTCTACCAGATCTATCCGCGCAGTTTTCAAGACAGCAATGCCGATGGCATTGGCGACCTTGCGGGCATTGTGCAGCGCATTCCCTATATCGCCTCGCTCGGGGTGGATGCGATCTGGATTTCGCCTTTCTTCACATCGCCGATGAAGGATTTCGGCTATGATGTGTCGGATTATTGCGATGTCGACCCGATGTTCGGCACCTTGGCGGATTTCGACGCGGTTATAACCACGGCGCATAAGCATGGGCTGAAGATCATGATCGATCTGGTCTTGTCGCATACATCCGACCAGCACGACTGGTTCAAGAATAGCCGCAAAAGCCGTGAGGCCGACAAGGCCAACTGGTATGTCTGGGCCGACCCGAAGGATGACGGGACGCCGCCGAACAACTGGCTTTCAATTTTTGGTGGCTCTGCCTGGCAGTGGAACGGCGAGCGCGAGCAGTATTACCTGCACAACTTCCTTGCCGCACAGCCCGATCTGAATTTTCACGAGCCACAGGTGCAAGAGGCGCTGCTTGATGTTGCGCGCTTCTGGCTCAAACGCGGGGTCGATGGCTTCCGGCTCGATACGATCAACTTTTACGTGCATGACAAGCAGTTGCGCAACAACCCGCCTTTGCCGCGTGAATTGCGCAACGGCACGATTGCGCCTTCGGTGAACCCCTATAACCACCAGTTGCATTTGTATGACAAGAACCAGCCGGAAAACCTCGACTTTTTGCGCAAGCTGCGCGCGGTGATGGAGCCATTTGGCGCCGCCGCCGTGGGTGAGGTGGGCGATGCGCAGCGCGGCCTGCAAATCCTCGGTGAATACACCGCCGGCGATGACCTGATGCAGATGTGTTATGCGTTCGAGTTTCTGTCGAACACCCGCCCCACGGCCGCCGAGATGGCCGATGTGATGGCCCGGATTGACGAACACGCCCCCGATGGCTGGGCCTGCTGGGCTTTTTCCAATCACGATGTGATGCGCCACGCCACCCGCTGGGACATGCCCGCCGAAGGCCTGCGCATGATGACCACCTTGCTGATGTGCCTGCGCGGTTCGGCCTGCATCTACCAGGGCGAAGAGCTTGGCTTGCGCGAGGCCGATGTCGCCTTTGAAGACCTGCAAGACCCTTATGGAATAGAATTCTGGCCCGAATTCAAGGGCCGCGATGGCTGCCGCACCCCGATGGTTTGGGAAATATCCAACACCCATGCCGGGTTCAGCAACGCCAGCAAAACCTGGCTGCCAACCAGTGCCGAGCATATACATCTGAATGTCGCCCGACAGGAAGAAGACCCGAGCGCGCTGCTGCATCATTACCGCCGCGCGATTGCGCTGCGCCACGCGCACCCGGCGCTTGCCAAGGGCGCGCATGACGGTGTGAAAGCGGCGGGTGACATCATCTATTTTACGCGCAGCGATGCGGCCGAGACGATTTTCTGCGCCTTCAACATGGGCGCCGATGCCGCCGATTTGCCCATGCCACCGGGCGCATGGCAGTCAATCGGCAATGCTTTGGGCGGCGCTGACGCCCCGGCAGGCGATACGCTTTCTTTGGGCCCGTGGCAGGCGTTTATCGCCCAGGCCACGCGCGCTTAG
- a CDS encoding carbohydrate ABC transporter permease — protein MESIAGTKPAVVWALNISVLLLTLLWLFPTLGLFVSSFRTSEQITASGWWSAMFPAEQTVQLRVADPDTNRTEVEPGVFVVTGSIFGDDLAEVEIDSWGTSSRDLSAYGPGDVADMGDGETLTLNADGTYIWRGDDGQISGRAQRLFVNATIPPEFTLDNYEQVLFDEKNAEGMAKAFFNTLTVVIPSTIIPILIAAFAAYALAWMEFPGRALLVAAVVGLLVVPLQLALIPLLSLHVGAMELLTSVMGTVDADSKLTSVNWLGDLFGLSEGEKLAGKGYIGAWLAHTGFGLPLAIYLLRNYMVGLPRDIIENARVDGATEFQIFTKIILPLSFPALASFAIFQFLWTWNDLLVALVFLIDSSGNTTVMTKQIVELLGTRGGDWEILATSAFVSIAVPLLVFFTMQKYLVRGLLAGSVK, from the coding sequence ATGGAGAGCATTGCCGGCACCAAGCCCGCCGTCGTCTGGGCGCTCAATATCTCGGTTCTGTTGCTGACGCTGCTGTGGCTGTTCCCCACGCTGGGGCTGTTCGTGTCGTCTTTTCGCACAAGCGAGCAGATCACCGCATCGGGCTGGTGGTCGGCAATGTTTCCTGCCGAGCAAACCGTGCAACTGCGCGTGGCCGACCCCGATACCAACCGAACCGAGGTTGAGCCGGGTGTCTTTGTGGTAACCGGCAGCATTTTCGGCGACGATCTGGCCGAGGTGGAAATAGACAGCTGGGGCACATCTTCGCGCGATTTAAGCGCCTATGGTCCGGGCGACGTGGCCGATATGGGCGATGGCGAAACATTAACGCTGAATGCCGATGGCACCTATATCTGGCGGGGCGATGATGGCCAGATTTCGGGCCGCGCGCAGCGATTGTTCGTGAACGCAACCATTCCGCCCGAATTTACCCTGGACAATTACGAGCAGGTTTTGTTCGACGAAAAGAACGCCGAAGGCATGGCGAAAGCGTTTTTCAACACGCTGACGGTTGTGATCCCTTCAACCATCATTCCGATATTGATTGCCGCCTTTGCCGCCTATGCGCTGGCATGGATGGAGTTTCCCGGCCGTGCGCTGCTTGTGGCTGCTGTCGTTGGCCTGCTGGTGGTGCCGCTGCAACTGGCGCTGATCCCGCTGCTGTCGCTGCATGTTGGCGCGATGGAGCTTCTCACCTCGGTCATGGGCACGGTTGATGCTGACAGCAAGCTCACCTCGGTCAACTGGCTTGGCGATTTGTTCGGGCTGAGCGAGGGTGAAAAGCTGGCCGGTAAGGGCTATATCGGCGCATGGCTTGCCCATACCGGCTTTGGCCTGCCGCTGGCGATTTACCTGCTGCGCAACTACATGGTTGGCCTGCCGCGCGACATCATCGAGAATGCGCGCGTTGATGGCGCAACCGAGTTTCAGATTTTCACCAAGATCATCCTGCCGCTGTCTTTCCCGGCACTCGCCTCGTTCGCGATTTTCCAGTTCCTGTGGACATGGAATGACCTGCTGGTCGCGCTGGTGTTCCTGATCGACAGTTCGGGCAACACCACGGTGATGACCAAGCAAATCGTCGAGTTGCTGGGCACGCGCGGCGGCGATTGGGAGATTCTTGCCACCTCGGCCTTTGTGTCAATCGCCGTGCCGCTTTTGGTGTTTTTCACCATGCAGAAATACCTCGTGCGCGGCCTGTTGGCCGGCTCGGTCAAATAA
- a CDS encoding carbohydrate ABC transporter permease codes for MHPALLGLITIAVAVTGCVGYFYGANLFLDKVLYPARGPNAGRNINRANMIRPWIFLGPAILALGLYLAYPVVATLILSFQERLAGNERAFVGFSNYTKMFAEPKFGEAMFNNILWLIVVPAAATGFGLLAAQLTDRLRWGNIAKSIVFMPMAISFVGAAVIFKLIYEARPEDVAQIGILNHLYLQFGGAEPQQWLTIPFWNSFFLMAVLIWIQTGFAMVILSAALRGIPEETIEAAIVDGANPFQIFFKIKIPQIMGTIVVVWTTITIATLKVFDIVFAMTNGQWETQVLANYMYDKLFRANDWGMGSAAAMIIMLLVTPILVWNVYTVRKEMR; via the coding sequence ATGCATCCGGCACTGTTAGGTCTGATAACGATCGCGGTCGCTGTAACGGGCTGTGTCGGCTATTTTTACGGCGCGAACCTGTTTTTGGACAAGGTTCTATACCCCGCCCGCGGCCCGAATGCCGGCCGCAACATCAACCGCGCCAATATGATCCGCCCGTGGATATTTCTTGGCCCGGCGATTCTGGCGCTTGGCCTGTATCTGGCCTATCCGGTGGTGGCCACGCTCATCCTCAGCTTTCAGGAACGGCTTGCCGGCAACGAGCGCGCTTTTGTGGGGTTCAGCAACTATACCAAAATGTTTGCCGAGCCAAAATTCGGCGAGGCCATGTTCAACAACATCCTGTGGCTGATTGTCGTGCCCGCTGCGGCCACCGGCTTTGGCCTTCTGGCCGCACAGCTGACCGACCGTTTGCGCTGGGGCAATATCGCCAAATCCATCGTCTTCATGCCGATGGCGATTTCCTTCGTCGGTGCCGCGGTGATTTTCAAACTGATCTACGAGGCCCGCCCCGAAGACGTGGCGCAGATCGGCATTCTCAACCATCTTTACCTGCAATTCGGCGGGGCAGAGCCGCAGCAATGGCTGACCATCCCGTTCTGGAACTCGTTTTTCCTGATGGCCGTGCTGATCTGGATTCAGACCGGCTTTGCAATGGTCATCCTATCGGCCGCCTTGCGCGGCATTCCCGAAGAAACCATCGAGGCGGCGATTGTCGACGGGGCCAACCCGTTCCAGATATTCTTCAAAATCAAAATTCCGCAAATCATGGGCACAATCGTGGTTGTCTGGACGACGATCACCATTGCCACGCTCAAGGTGTTCGACATCGTGTTCGCCATGACCAACGGGCAATGGGAAACGCAGGTTCTGGCCAATTACATGTATGACAAACTGTTCCGCGCGAATGATTGGGGCATGGGTTCGGCGGCGGCGATGATCATCATGCTGCTGGTCACGCCGATTCTGGTTTGGAATGTCTATACAGTCCGCAAGGAGATGCGCTGA
- a CDS encoding ABC transporter substrate-binding protein, which translates to MKTTLYIGAAALALTAGMAQAQDSLVFTPGEGDFSWDSYDAYMADAPDLSGQSVTVFGPWLSPEAEIFTSMLAYFEQATGADVTYTGSDSFEQQIVIDAEAGSPPNIAVFPQPGLAANLAEQGLLTPLGAETAAWVAENYAAGPSWVDLGTYADASGNDQFYGFFFNVNVKSLVWYVPENFEDAGYDVPQTMEELIALSEQIIADGDTPWCIGLGSGAATGWVATDWVEDIMLRTQTPEVYDMWVSNEIPFNDPRVVEAIETFGMFAKNDAMVAGGSGAVGTTDFRDSPAGLFASPPQCYMHRQASFAPAFFPEGTELGTDADFFYFPSFAGKDLGNPVLGGGTLLAVTDANEATLEFMRFLQTPIAHEIMMAQTGFLTPHQGVNLATYMDDTLRGQGEILQNATTFRFDASDLMPAAIGAGTFWTGMVDFVGGASAQAVADQIQASWDALN; encoded by the coding sequence ATGAAGACAACACTATATATTGGCGCGGCCGCACTGGCCCTGACCGCCGGAATGGCCCAGGCACAAGACAGCCTGGTCTTCACGCCGGGTGAAGGAGATTTCAGCTGGGACAGCTATGATGCCTATATGGCCGACGCCCCCGATCTGAGCGGCCAGTCGGTCACCGTTTTCGGCCCCTGGCTCAGCCCCGAAGCCGAAATTTTCACCAGTATGCTGGCCTATTTCGAACAGGCGACCGGCGCCGATGTCACCTATACCGGGTCAGACAGCTTCGAGCAGCAGATCGTGATCGATGCCGAGGCCGGCTCGCCACCCAACATTGCCGTATTCCCGCAGCCCGGCCTTGCCGCAAACCTTGCCGAGCAGGGCTTGCTGACACCGCTTGGTGCTGAAACCGCGGCCTGGGTTGCCGAAAACTATGCCGCTGGCCCTTCCTGGGTTGACCTTGGCACCTATGCCGATGCGTCGGGCAATGACCAGTTCTATGGCTTTTTCTTCAATGTGAACGTCAAATCGCTGGTCTGGTATGTGCCGGAGAATTTTGAAGATGCCGGCTATGACGTGCCGCAGACAATGGAAGAACTGATCGCCCTGTCCGAGCAGATCATCGCAGATGGCGACACGCCGTGGTGCATTGGTCTGGGGTCGGGTGCCGCAACCGGCTGGGTTGCAACCGACTGGGTTGAAGACATCATGCTGCGCACCCAGACCCCCGAGGTTTATGACATGTGGGTTTCCAATGAAATTCCGTTCAATGACCCGCGCGTTGTGGAAGCCATCGAAACCTTCGGGATGTTCGCCAAGAATGATGCAATGGTTGCAGGCGGTTCCGGCGCGGTTGGCACAACCGACTTCCGCGACAGCCCGGCTGGTCTGTTTGCCTCGCCGCCGCAGTGCTATATGCACCGTCAGGCGTCTTTCGCCCCGGCCTTCTTTCCCGAAGGCACTGAACTTGGCACCGATGCAGATTTCTTCTACTTCCCGTCCTTTGCCGGTAAAGACCTTGGCAACCCGGTTCTGGGGGGTGGCACCTTGCTGGCTGTAACCGATGCCAATGAGGCCACGCTTGAATTCATGCGCTTCTTGCAGACTCCGATCGCGCATGAAATCATGATGGCGCAGACGGGCTTTCTGACACCGCATCAGGGCGTGAACCTTGCCACCTATATGGATGATACGCTGCGCGGTCAGGGCGAGATTTTGCAAAACGCAACCACGTTCCGTTTTGATGCGTCCGACCTGATGCCAGCCGCCATTGGCGCGGGCACCTTCTGGACAGGCATGGTCGATTTTGTCGGCGGTGCATCGGCCCAGGCTGTGGCCGACCAGATCCAGGCAAGCTGGGATGCGCTGAACTAA
- a CDS encoding substrate-binding domain-containing protein, whose amino-acid sequence MNLKKLAQNLGLSQTTVSRALNGYPEVSETTRNRILAAARQHNYAPNTRAKGLATGRAHAIGHVIPVATRHEMVNPVFGDFIAGASETYSRNGYDMLLSVVENGNEPEAYRNLRARGVVDGVVVHGPRMNDERIALLDSLGLPFAVHGRATGHSGPYAWLDVNNRSAFKRATGFLLDLGHRRIGLINGLEHMDFAHRRRTGYTDALQERGIAIDPAIMRANEMTEAHGYHSVLEMLDLPHPPSAILCSSMICALGVRRAIEDRGLVMGRDVSVITHDDVLSYLQNGGPIPIFTATRSSVRDAGRRLAQMLIDQIANPDGAPETILLEAELTVGKSTGPAPA is encoded by the coding sequence ATGAACCTAAAGAAACTCGCGCAGAATCTGGGGCTTAGCCAAACCACCGTCAGCCGCGCCTTGAACGGCTATCCGGAGGTAAGCGAGACAACGCGCAACCGGATTTTGGCCGCAGCCCGCCAGCACAACTATGCCCCGAACACCCGTGCCAAGGGGCTGGCCACCGGGCGCGCCCATGCGATTGGCCATGTCATTCCGGTTGCCACGCGGCATGAAATGGTCAACCCGGTCTTTGGAGATTTCATAGCCGGCGCAAGCGAGACCTATTCGCGCAACGGCTATGATATGCTGCTGTCGGTCGTTGAAAACGGCAATGAGCCCGAGGCCTATCGCAACCTGCGCGCCCGTGGTGTTGTGGATGGTGTTGTCGTGCATGGCCCGCGCATGAACGATGAGCGTATAGCCCTGCTCGACTCGCTCGGCCTGCCTTTTGCCGTGCATGGCCGTGCCACCGGGCATTCCGGCCCCTATGCCTGGCTGGATGTGAATAACCGCTCGGCCTTCAAGCGGGCAACGGGGTTTTTGCTCGACCTTGGCCACAGGCGCATCGGCTTGATCAACGGGCTTGAACATATGGATTTTGCGCATCGCCGCCGCACAGGCTATACAGATGCGCTGCAGGAACGCGGCATCGCGATTGATCCGGCCATAATGCGCGCCAATGAAATGACCGAGGCGCATGGCTACCACTCGGTTCTGGAAATGCTCGACCTGCCGCATCCGCCCAGCGCAATCCTGTGTTCATCGATGATCTGCGCGCTGGGTGTGCGCCGCGCCATCGAAGACCGGGGGCTGGTGATGGGGCGCGATGTATCGGTGATCACGCATGACGATGTATTGTCCTATTTGCAAAACGGCGGCCCGATCCCGATCTTTACGGCGACACGCTCATCGGTGCGCGATGCCGGCCGCCGTCTGGCGCAAATGCTGATCGACCAAATCGCAAACCCTGATGGCGCGCCAGAAACGATTTTGCTGGAAGCCGAGTTGACCGTGGGCAAATCCACCGGCCCTGCCCCGGCCTGA